The nucleotide window AATTAGAGGGGAGAGCCACTATGGCAATACTCACAAAAGAGAAAATTTTTACTGTTACAGAAGAAATTATTATGAGAAAGGGTGTACAAAAAACCACCCTTTCTGATATTGCAAAAGAGCTTGGAGTTACGCATGCCGCATTTTATAAACACTACAAAAATAAAGAGGATTTATTGCAGCAACTTGCACTTAGATGGTTAGAAACTACCTCTCATGAATTATTGAAATGGGAAGCCCCAAAAGATGTAAGTACTGATGTTGCACTTCATGATTGGCTCTGGCTTCTAGCTACCACAAAGAAAAAACTTTATCATGATGATAAACGTATGTTTCGCTTATATACGGAGTATTTAGAGCGTACTCAAACGCTCGTGAAAGATCATTTGAACCAATTAGCACAAAAGGTAGAGTCTATTAGTGGATTAGAAAAATCAGGCCATGCGATTATTACAGCCTTTGTATATTTCCATAATCCGTATTTTGCAGATCGTTGGGATCATGAGTTTTATAAAGAAACCTTTGAAGATGTGTGGAATTTAATTGTTAACCAAATATCATAATAAGACTTTAGTAATAATTGAAAATTAAAAGTATAGCTCTCCTTGATTT belongs to Lysinibacillus louembei and includes:
- a CDS encoding TetR/AcrR family transcriptional regulator; this encodes MAILTKEKIFTVTEEIIMRKGVQKTTLSDIAKELGVTHAAFYKHYKNKEDLLQQLALRWLETTSHELLKWEAPKDVSTDVALHDWLWLLATTKKKLYHDDKRMFRLYTEYLERTQTLVKDHLNQLAQKVESISGLEKSGHAIITAFVYFHNPYFADRWDHEFYKETFEDVWNLIVNQIS